DNA from Candidatus Neomarinimicrobiota bacterium:
AAGTGTTGTGGCCGGAACCAGTAAGAAACTATCTGCTGTTGAAATAATGATACCCACAATGGTTGTCATCATCATGGCGCCTAAAAATGTGGGTAAAAACTTAGCAGATGCATAGATCAATACGTACTTCCCTACTTCAGCGTCAGGAATCATACTGGAAGCTACCCATGCTGAAAAAATAATCATCAGTTCAGCTGCAAGGACAGCAATAATCAATACTTTTGTCGCAGACTTGGCGCCTTCTGCACTTTTACTAGCGAAGAAGCGTTGGTACATATTGGCGTCACCCATAATCAAAAGAAATGGAGGTAAACAAAAATTCAGTAAATCCATACTAGAATAAACACCCCAAAAATTCATATGCTCCGATTTACCCATGGCTTCGAATGAAGCAGCCATTCCTGCAAAGCCACCTGCTTGGGAAAGAAAAATTGGAATTGCAAATAAGAACGAAATAATGATAATTATTCCATTTGCCACATCGGTATAGGCCACACTCACAAGTCCCGCCAACATAGTATAGGCGATAATAAAGACGGCCGCAATGATTGTTCCTGTTTCAATACTGATTAACGAATGACCAGTCTCATCCATGAGGACAGTATTTAGGACTGCACCGCCCGCATTGAATTGGTAACTGACAATAACCATATATGCAATTACCAGAGCAACAACAGAAAGCATCCGCGCACCGGGACCAAAACGATCACCCAAAATTTCTGGAACTGTGAATTTTTCGAAGGCACGAACTTTCCCTGCAATTTGCGTTAGGATAATAATGCCCAAAATACTTCCAATGGGAAGTATTAGTGCCGCCATCCCTGTATCATAGGTTTTTCCTGCATTACCTAGGATTGACCCTGTCCCCATCCAAGTGGCCAGCATGGTGCCAACAAGAACCCAGGGGGGTAACGATCGACCTGCAACAGCAAAGTCCGATTGCGTTTTAATTTTACTAGCTTTGTACATTCCAATACCGATCAAAGTAAACAGGTAAAGGAGAATTACGGATAAATGTATCATGAATTTGTTCTCACTTGGTTAACTTGAGGCTGTGAAATTAATTTCAACCCTATCTTTTTCCAACAAATAGCAATGATATCGAAACAAATAATTTCAATCGTAATTTCTGTTGGGCTGATTTCAACCATTTGGAGTCAACCTAAATCCACCAAATTGAATCAAAAGGAACAAACCGTGAATCGACTGGCAAAAGAGTCCAGCCCATATTTACTTCAGCATAAAAATAATCCCGTGGATTGGTATCCTTGGGGTGAAGAGGCATTTCAAAAAGCGGCTGAATTAAATCGACCCATCTTTCTTTCCATTGGATATTCTACCTGTCACTGGTGCCATGTGATGGAGCATGAATCATTCGAGGATGAACAAGTAGCCCAACTGATGAATGAGAATTTTATTTCAATCAAAGTAGATCGGGAAGAACTGCCTGAAATCGATCATGTTTATATGTCCGTATGCCAAGCCATGACAGGGCGCGGCGGTTGGCCACTTACAATTATAATGACGCCAGAAAAAGAGCCCTTTTTTGCGGGAACATATTTTCCAAAGAATGGTCGCTTTGGCCGGCCAGGAA
Protein-coding regions in this window:
- a CDS encoding sodium:solute symporter family protein, whose translation is MIHLSVILLYLFTLIGIGMYKASKIKTQSDFAVAGRSLPPWVLVGTMLATWMGTGSILGNAGKTYDTGMAALILPIGSILGIIILTQIAGKVRAFEKFTVPEILGDRFGPGARMLSVVALVIAYMVIVSYQFNAGGAVLNTVLMDETGHSLISIETGTIIAAVFIIAYTMLAGLVSVAYTDVANGIIIIISFLFAIPIFLSQAGGFAGMAASFEAMGKSEHMNFWGVYSSMDLLNFCLPPFLLIMGDANMYQRFFASKSAEGAKSATKVLIIAVLAAELMIIFSAWVASSMIPDAEVGKYVLIYASAKFLPTFLGAMMMTTIVGIIISTADSFLLVPATTLMRDVYLNYINPNANEKKIVFLSRMLVLALGIVAYIVSLGFAKSSGFFERALYAYTIYGAAITPSLVAALFWKGATKEGAVASILTGTITTLLWKEAVFIQNIIPANIYNNMDEVLPAITLSVVSLVVVSLATKKD